The Anolis carolinensis isolate JA03-04 chromosome 2, rAnoCar3.1.pri, whole genome shotgun sequence genome has a window encoding:
- the LOC134295877 gene encoding uncharacterized protein LOC134295877 isoform X1, with translation MYCFSSQKVPAAQSVSDRGEMVSPLNWERKSDCKGMRGDSAYQGETLLCAPCRKRKRSWPSSTWKQGPVRTTWPTERDARIRSVAWRPRESCSKEPKEKKTLWRQVKALWDGKGGVTSSLAMRESYFLCCRRLSWPKPLGCSELFASYGCVPATSSPDFSPASVAGILRGLFRGLLETRQVECTNNLQTHQENATRPVLSFKNSRKTLW, from the exons ATGTACTGCTTCAGCAGCCAAAAGGTCCCCGCTGCCCAGTCCGTCTCCGACCGGGGGGAGATGGTGTCGCCGCTGAACTGGGAGAGGAAGAGCGACTGCAAAGGCATGCGGGGGGACAGCGCCTACCAG GGAGAGACCCTGTTATGTGCCCCttgcagaaaaagaaagagaagctgGCCCAGCAGCACATGGAAACAAGGGCCGGTGAGGACCACCTGGCCCACGGAGAGGGATGCTCGGATCAG GTCGGTCGCTTGGAGGCCAAGGGAGTCCTGCAGCAAGGAGCCAAAGGAGAAGAAGACCCTTTGGAGGCAAGTCAAGGCTCTCTGGGATGGCAAGGGAGGGGTGACTAGTTCACTGGCAATGCGGGAAAGCTACTTTCTGTGTTgccgaagactttcatggccgaaaccactgggttgctctgagcttTTTGCGtcgtatggctgtgttccagcaacatcctctcctgacttttcacctgcatctgtggctggcatcctcagaggtttgttcagaggtctgttggaaacaaggcaagtggagtgtacaaacaatctacagacccaccaagaaaatgcaacccgtcctgttttgtctttcaagaacagccgtaaaacactgtggtaa
- the LOC134295877 gene encoding uncharacterized protein LOC134295877 isoform X2 — protein sequence MYCFSSQKVPAAQSVSDRGEMVSPLNWERKSDCKGMRGDSAYQKKKEKLAQQHMETRAGEDHLAHGEGCSDQVGRLEAKGVLQQGAKGEEDPLEASQGSLGWQGRGD from the exons ATGTACTGCTTCAGCAGCCAAAAGGTCCCCGCTGCCCAGTCCGTCTCCGACCGGGGGGAGATGGTGTCGCCGCTGAACTGGGAGAGGAAGAGCGACTGCAAAGGCATGCGGGGGGACAGCGCCTACCAG aaaaagaaagagaagctgGCCCAGCAGCACATGGAAACAAGGGCCGGTGAGGACCACCTGGCCCACGGAGAGGGATGCTCGGATCAG GTCGGTCGCTTGGAGGCCAAGGGAGTCCTGCAGCAAGGAGCCAAAGGAGAAGAAGACCCTTTGGAGGCAAGTCAAGGCTCTCTGGGATGGCAAGGGAGGGGTGACTAG